Genomic segment of Saccharomyces cerevisiae S288C chromosome XV, complete sequence:
CCtcaatttcagtttcattatcttctaatgatcttttcttacttttgGTAGTAGTCAGAACATTAGAATCatccataccacccaaactggaattagtcTGACGAGAGTGTATGTgtggaatatcttttgaaacatcAGAAGTGTCCGTAGGAGATTGATGGGTTAAGTCAGGAAGTGGGAGGTCGTCAAGAATAGAATCAGCCgtaacattttttgaggatttgTCAGGCATTATATTAGGAGTCGCATGGTCAGAAGATCGATATTCTGGCGGATCCGTATCAATGGAGGGTGTATTATCACATGCAGCCTTTGTTTCTATGGAGATGATGGGAGTAGTGGATTCACTGTTGGACGAACGGTCATCTATTGAGGGCGTACTATTTGTAGTCCtgtatttgatatttgtaTCACTATTTCGTTGAATATATGGTTCCTCCGTACCACCCAAACGTGTagttttgatgttttcaagTCCATAATTAACTCTATCCTGTGAGGTCAAATCAATCATATCGTTGGGACTACCAGGTCGCTTTTGGTTTCGTGCAGTGAAGGTAGACGAGTGTCTAGGTGAAGTAGTATCTGATTCAATGGTACCACCCATTTCGGTACTCtctttattaatgatatgGGGTGTACGAGATCGTATAGtagatggaagaatattgtattcagatatgtcggcatcaacttcttttggtGCACGTACCTTTTGGACTGGTTCCTTGTCTAATTGTAAAGGGTTCAATGATTGGGACGAGAAATCGTTCACTAGAGGATCAGAGTTTATTTCAATCTCCGATTGATAGTCATGATCAGATTCTGTATTTTGATCATATGACTGCTCcgtttcattttgttcaataaaaGATTGGTTATGGGCTGTTAAACGATTGagatcatcatcaaaagtGAGTGTATCGTAGTCGAACTGGTCCAATTTCGTTTGCTTGTTTTGTAATATAACGTAATTGGTAGTATCTACTGTCTTTTTTAaggatggaagatagataATATAGCCATAAGAGTTTCGTGATGGATGTAAGGCGTAACCTGGAAtgccacgaggatgtattttcGAGTCGGGATTATGGTTGTTAACTATAACCggttgaccgaaaggtaGTATAGTAGTAATGTCCAGTCCAGCTAAACCTgcatgttgtcttgcagatttaTCGTTTTTTGGTGAGACTAATGAATTTCTGAttatagtagaaaattcgactGCTGAGAACCATAGATGATTTGGTAGACCACTGCAATGAAGCAGTGTGCGACAATCGTTTAATAAAGTACGATTTAATCGTTCAGCGACACCGTGTGCTCTAGAATCTGCCgtggttgtatagcatgCAGTAATACCTCTGTTCGTAAAGAACTTATGAAGAGTTTTGTTAGTGTACTCGGAGCCACGATCCATCTGGATAACTAGAACGCGAGCATTGAATTGGTTCTTAATAAATGCTAATATCGATGTAAAAACATTGAGGATAGATTCTTCACGACGGTCGTGTAATGGGTACACCCATTGGAATCTGGTTTTCTCATCTGTAAACGATATAAAGTAAGAAGGTGCACTTTTCGGTAAGTGATGTACAGGACCAAATATATCGGTATGCAAGTACTGAAAAGGCTCATATGATTCTTGGTACTTTAGTCGTGATCCTTTGACATGCCTATGTTTCgtgcttttgccgattaGACAGtcaggacattgatatGTGCTAGCGTTAGACCATTCAATATCcgattctttcaaatatgtaaCTGCATTCTTCTTAAGAGACTTCTGAATACTTCGGAAGTTAGCATGTCCAAGCATTCGATGTATTAACGGATATGGATATTTATTTAcgcttttgcttttgttgaCGTTGTTTATTGTTAGCTTTGAAATGTGCGAAGGAATTAGGTATTTTTTAGATAAccagtaaaagtctccatGTTTGACTATGGGAGCTAGTACTGTACCATCCGATCTTTCTAAAGTGTTTCTGGTAAAGCAGGCAGTAATATTTTGGTTAGCCAGCTCACTCAAACTTAATAGATCATAGGCTATGTTTGGTGTGTGTAGTgcttttattgatgttttggtgcCGTTCTGAAAGTTGAAGTGAAGATTACCAATGGCATTTATAGGAATGTCTTGTTTTTGAGCATCGACTATGTTTATTTCAGAATTGGGTGTTGCATGGTGTAAATAATGGGCTGATCTGACAAGCGTTTGCGAAGCTCCTGAATCAATAAGAAGGTGATCAGGTAGTTCGTCATTCGAGTCTATTGTGCGTGTTGGCTTAGATTCTTTCTGTTGCTGGCCTAAGACTAAGTTCGTTGTCATCGCTTAAGTATTGTGATGAAACGGTTGATTCATTAATGTGATCATTGTTCACCCTTGAGAATTTACTGGATGTAGCAATATTGTGAGCTTTTGCTGCTCTTGGTTTTGAACTATTTGTTCTATGATAATTACGAGTTGTAACCTTCGTGTTAGTCGTGTTTGGAGATGTGCGAGAaacatttttgtattcGCTGTGTTGTTTGTATTGGGACGGTTTATTTAGAttcatgattttattttcgtcATATATTAATTGAATTTCAGCGAATAATTGGGAAAGTTTCATGTTCGTTTTGGTACGATATTGATTACGTAGGTATTTGAAGTCACCGGATAGACCTTTAAGTATTAGTTGACAGGCCAATCTGTCGCTAacattgatattgttttcttttagccTTTGAATGATCGTGCTGACtgtaatttcaaatgtatCAGCAGATGTACTTCCGTTGTACTCAAGGTTGGCAAGAGCTATCCAATCttttaattcttgattGTTAGTTTGCATTTTGGACACACTTTTACAAAGGACTGTAAGGATGTCAGAATAattaatttctaaaatttgttttaccCATGTTGgcaataaatgaaatggGGCAAATGCTTGGAAGgtattgtat
This window contains:
- a CDS encoding gag-pol fusion protein (Retrotransposon TYA Gag and TYB Pol genes; transcribed/translated as one unit; polyprotein is processed to make a nucleocapsid-like protein (Gag), reverse transcriptase (RT), protease (PR), and integrase (IN); similar to retroviral genes), coding for MESQQLSQNSPTFHGSAYASVTSKEVPSNQDPLAVSASNLPEFDRDSTKVNSQQETTPGTSAVPENHHHVSPQPASVPPPQNGQYQQHGMMTPNKAMASNWAHYQQPSMMTCSHYQTSPAYYQPDPHYPLPQYIPPLSTSSPDPIGSQDQHSEVPQAKTKVRNNVLPPHTLTSEENFSTWVKFYIRFLKNSNLGDIIPNDQGEIKRQMTYEEHAYIYNTFQAFAPFHLLPTWVKQILEINYSDILTVLCKSVSKMQTNNQELKDWIALANLEYNGSTSADTFEITVSTIIQRLKENNINVSDRLACQLILKGLSGDFKYLRNQYRTKTNMKLSQLFAEIQLIYDENKIMNLNKPSQYKQHSEYKNVSRTSPNTTNTKVTTRNYHRTNSSKPRAAKAHNIATSSKFSRVNNDHINESTVSSQYLSDDNELSLGQQQKESKPTRTIDSNDELPDHLLIDSGASQTLVRSAHYLHHATPNSEINIVDAQKQDIPINAIGNLHFNFQNGTKTSIKALHTPNIAYDLLSLSELANQNITACFTRNTLERSDGTVLAPIVKHGDFYWLSKKYLIPSHISKLTINNVNKSKSVNKYPYPLIHRMLGHANFRSIQKSLKKNAVTYLKESDIEWSNASTYQCPDCLIGKSTKHRHVKGSRLKYQESYEPFQYLHTDIFGPVHHLPKSAPSYFISFTDEKTRFQWVYPLHDRREESILNVFTSILAFIKNQFNARVLVIQMDRGSEYTNKTLHKFFTNRGITACYTTTADSRAHGVAERLNRTLLNDCRTLLHCSGLPNHLWFSAVEFSTIIRNSLVSPKNDKSARQHAGLAGLDITTILPFGQPVIVNNHNPDSKIHPRGIPGYALHPSRNSYGYIIYLPSLKKTVDTTNYVILQNKQTKLDQFDYDTLTFDDDLNRLTAHNQSFIEQNETEQSYDQNTESDHDYQSEIEINSDPLVNDFSSQSLNPLQLDKEPVQKVRAPKEVDADISEYNILPSTIRSRTPHIINKESTEMGGTIESDTTSPRHSSTFTARNQKRPGSPNDMIDLTSQDRVNYGLENIKTTRLGGTEEPYIQRNSDTNIKYRTTNSTPSIDDRSSNSESTTPIISIETKAACDNTPSIDTDPPEYRSSDHATPNIMPDKSSKNVTADSILDDLPLPDLTHQSPTDTSDVSKDIPHIHSRQTNSSLGGMDDSNVLTTTKSKKRSLEDNETEIEVSRDTWNNKNMRSLEPPRSKKRINLIAAIKGVKSIKPVRTTLRYDEAITYNKDNKEKDRYVEAYHKEISQLLKMNTWDTNKYYDRNDIDPKKVINSMFIFNKKRDGTHKARFVARGDIQHPDTYDSDMQSNTVHHYALMTSLSIALDNDYYITQLDISSAYLYADIKEELYIRPPPHLGLNDKLLRLRKSLYGLKQSGANWYETIKSYLINCCDMQEVRGWSCVFKNSQVTICLFVDDMILFSKDLNANKKIITTLKKQYDTKIINLGEGDNEIQYDILGLEIKYQRSKYMKLGMEKSLTEKLPKLNVPLNPKGKKLRAPGQPGHYIDQDELEIDEDEYKEKVHEMQKLIGLASYVGYKFRFDLLYYINTLAQHILFPSRQVLDMTYELIQFMWDTRDKQLIWHKNKPTKPDNKLVAISDASYGNQPYYKSQIGNIFLLNGKVIGGKSTKASLTCTSTTEAEIHAVSEAIPLLNNLSHLVQELNKKPIIKGLLTDSRSTISIIKSTNEEKFRNRFFGTKAMRLRDEVSGNNLYVYYIETNKNIADVMTKPLPIKTFKLLTNKWIH
- a CDS encoding gag protein (Retrotransposon TYA Gag gene co-transcribed with TYB Pol; translated as TYA or TYA-TYB polyprotein; Gag is a nucleocapsid protein that is the structural constituent of virus-like particles (VLPs); similar to retroviral Gag) encodes the protein MESQQLSQNSPTFHGSAYASVTSKEVPSNQDPLAVSASNLPEFDRDSTKVNSQQETTPGTSAVPENHHHVSPQPASVPPPQNGQYQQHGMMTPNKAMASNWAHYQQPSMMTCSHYQTSPAYYQPDPHYPLPQYIPPLSTSSPDPIGSQDQHSEVPQAKTKVRNNVLPPHTLTSEENFSTWVKFYIRFLKNSNLGDIIPNDQGEIKRQMTYEEHAYIYNTFQAFAPFHLLPTWVKQILEINYSDILTVLCKSVSKMQTNNQELKDWIALANLEYNGSTSADTFEITVSTIIQRLKENNINVSDRLACQLILKGLSGDFKYLRNQYRTKTNMKLSQLFAEIQLIYDENKIMNLNKPSQYKQHSEYKNVSRTSPNTTNTKVTTRNYHRTNSSKPRAAKAHNIATSSKFSRVNNDHINESTVSSQYLSDDNELSLRPATERI